One part of the Neisseria zalophi genome encodes these proteins:
- the ccmE gene encoding cytochrome c maturation protein CcmE, translating to MAAFTCFMAQTKRRKMMARAYQKRMLWAAASLVVLALIAFFVVQALRDNLVFFYTTTQVADGTAAGQKHLRIGGMVQAGSLKRSTNGVDISFNLSDGQTTIPVIYQGSLPDLFKEGKGAVADGSWDGKLFHATTILAKHDENYMPPGMEGAMPNGANQEPQSMPSLQQ from the coding sequence ATGGCTGCATTTACGTGCTTTATGGCACAAACAAAACGGAGAAAAATGATGGCACGGGCTTATCAGAAAAGAATGCTTTGGGCAGCAGCGTCACTGGTGGTATTAGCCTTGATTGCTTTTTTTGTCGTTCAAGCTTTACGCGATAATCTCGTGTTTTTCTATACTACGACTCAAGTTGCCGATGGCACGGCAGCCGGTCAAAAGCATTTACGTATCGGTGGTATGGTGCAAGCAGGAAGTTTGAAACGCAGTACCAATGGTGTTGATATCTCTTTCAATCTCAGTGATGGTCAAACCACAATACCCGTTATTTACCAAGGCTCTCTACCTGATTTATTTAAAGAGGGAAAGGGAGCCGTAGCAGATGGCAGCTGGGATGGCAAGTTATTCCATGCCACCACTATCCTGGCTAAACATGACGAAAACTATATGCCGCCGGGAATGGAAGGGGCTATGCCTAACGGAGCAAACCAAGAGCCACAGAGCATGCCGAGCTTGCAACAATAA
- the ccmD gene encoding heme exporter protein CcmD — translation MYWQSFKDFITMGGDGLFVWLCIGITLLALAIEWLHLRALWHKQNGEK, via the coding sequence ATGTATTGGCAATCATTTAAAGATTTTATCACTATGGGTGGTGATGGCTTATTTGTTTGGCTATGTATCGGTATCACCTTGTTGGCATTGGCTATTGAATGGCTGCATTTACGTGCTTTATGGCACAAACAAAACGGAGAAAAATGA
- the ccmC gene encoding heme ABC transporter permease CcmC yields the protein MNEPRSKKLRSLASPPRFDALAAKLVKPLFMIAAILAVAAFILGFLIAPSDAVQGNHYRIIYIHVPTSWLAMIIYLAMAFWSLIYLIWRTRVSALLTQALAPTGLLMAFLSLLSGALWGKPTWGTYWVWDARLTSMLLLFFLYAGYVALVGSIDNEKRAAQAGSLLAIVGAVNVPIIYFSVVWWNTLHQGASISFNSGISMHQTMFAALMCATFALWLYCIAIVLWRTRWLLRDRGLLATKQEIH from the coding sequence ATGAATGAACCACGCTCCAAGAAACTACGCAGTTTAGCCAGCCCTCCACGCTTTGATGCATTGGCAGCCAAATTGGTTAAACCCTTATTCATGATTGCGGCCATACTGGCAGTAGCAGCTTTTATTTTAGGCTTTCTAATCGCCCCCTCAGACGCAGTACAAGGCAACCATTACCGCATCATATATATTCATGTACCAACCAGCTGGCTAGCTATGATTATTTATCTGGCAATGGCTTTTTGGTCGCTAATATATTTAATTTGGCGAACCCGTGTCTCTGCACTACTCACCCAAGCATTGGCACCCACTGGTTTGTTGATGGCTTTTTTATCTTTATTGAGCGGTGCATTATGGGGCAAACCCACATGGGGTACTTACTGGGTTTGGGATGCAAGACTCACCAGCATGTTATTACTGTTTTTTCTATATGCCGGTTATGTAGCTTTAGTTGGCAGTATTGATAATGAAAAACGTGCTGCACAAGCCGGCTCGCTACTAGCCATAGTTGGCGCAGTGAACGTACCGATTATTTATTTTTCAGTCGTATGGTGGAATACGCTGCACCAAGGAGCCTCTATCTCGTTTAACTCCGGTATCAGCATGCATCAAACTATGTTTGCAGCCCTAATGTGTGCCACCTTCGCATTGTGGTTGTATTGCATTGCCATAGTTTTATGGCGTACACGTTGGCTATTACGGGATAGAGGCTTATTAGCGACCAAACAGGAGATTCACTAA
- a CDS encoding heme exporter protein CcmB, with product MTSINIWKLWRSLIRREITLLIRNRNTMILTAIFFIQVTALFPLGLNPEPELLQTVGQAVIPVCALLSNMLMFNLFFNDDYQDGSLIDLLLLPASPLWFVYAKVMAHTSVSGLLVALLAPIMAIQYQFDIAMTLRTALAMLMLAPVLSSLGALSAALTLGLRNAHVLPALIYLPLAVPALIFAMLALGRNHAADWYLLAAVMLAALFFLPIVTAAAIRWSVS from the coding sequence ATGACAAGCATCAACATCTGGAAACTGTGGCGGTCATTAATCCGACGAGAGATAACACTGTTGATACGAAACCGTAATACGATGATATTGACAGCCATATTTTTTATTCAAGTTACGGCGCTGTTTCCTCTGGGCTTAAATCCTGAGCCGGAACTGCTTCAAACTGTCGGTCAGGCCGTGATTCCGGTTTGTGCCTTGTTATCAAATATGTTGATGTTTAACTTGTTTTTTAATGATGATTATCAAGATGGCTCACTTATTGATTTGCTATTATTACCCGCCTCCCCACTTTGGTTTGTTTATGCCAAAGTAATGGCACATACATCAGTATCAGGCTTATTAGTGGCACTACTCGCACCAATTATGGCGATCCAATATCAATTTGATATCGCAATGACACTACGCACTGCATTGGCAATGTTGATGTTGGCACCTGTTTTATCCTCATTAGGAGCGTTATCTGCAGCATTAACTCTAGGCCTACGCAATGCTCACGTATTGCCAGCTTTGATTTATCTGCCTCTGGCTGTGCCCGCCCTAATTTTTGCCATGCTGGCACTGGGGCGTAACCATGCTGCTGATTGGTACTTGCTGGCAGCTGTGATGTTGGCCGCCTTATTTTTTCTACCCATTGTTACCGCAGCCGCTATACGTTGGTCTGTGTCTTAA
- the ccmA gene encoding heme ABC exporter ATP-binding protein CcmA, with protein sequence MTAVLEVCNLTVQRGRKQLYQGFDCTLNKGECIWLRGRNGGGKTSLLLTICGLLPPEDGEIRWHGQPLNTSNPELHTLWHYCAYQTALKEMWTIKENLQSALALAQHSYKTEQLHHYAEIWGLQDMLDQKASTLSQGQKRRAALLRLSLLPYRPVWLMDEPFDALDSNAQNLLAQAINRHIDSGGSVILTSHFQPPSLLRIHREINLDNTV encoded by the coding sequence ATGACAGCAGTGCTAGAAGTATGCAATTTAACTGTTCAGCGTGGTCGCAAACAGTTATATCAAGGCTTCGACTGTACTTTAAATAAAGGCGAATGTATTTGGTTACGCGGTCGAAATGGCGGTGGCAAAACTTCCCTACTCTTAACAATTTGTGGTTTGCTTCCACCGGAAGATGGTGAAATACGTTGGCATGGCCAGCCTTTAAACACCAGCAACCCTGAGCTGCATACCCTTTGGCATTACTGTGCTTATCAAACAGCATTAAAAGAAATGTGGACCATAAAAGAAAACTTGCAATCCGCCTTAGCTTTGGCACAACACTCTTATAAAACGGAGCAACTGCATCATTATGCCGAAATATGGGGTTTGCAAGACATGCTTGACCAAAAAGCAAGTACACTTTCACAAGGCCAAAAACGCCGTGCTGCACTCCTTCGCCTCAGCTTACTGCCTTATCGCCCCGTATGGTTGATGGACGAGCCTTTCGATGCACTTGACAGCAATGCCCAAAATTTACTGGCACAAGCTATTAATCGCCATATTGACAGCGGAGGATCCGTAATACTGACCAGCCATTTCCAGCCTCCTTCATTATTACGGATACACCGTGAAATCAATCTGGATAATACGGTATGA
- the torD gene encoding molecular chaperone TorD — MDTTINFKTTFPNVSAQRSSLYAWFADWLALERSNQDLEHYTQENASTLWQTLAACGLEQESQRFQTALSQALTLPDARLELAADFTTLFLLQADICATPYASWYLEENKRLYGDAELKMRQFLKENRLQLNKQFKEPADHLAVFLSLLSHWIAQTATTNQPEVEAKNQALFIREALLVWLPIWAKRTQQIMVKTDVYPALAALLVAFVEADANYLDEQ, encoded by the coding sequence ATGGACACAACAATTAATTTTAAAACAACATTTCCCAACGTCTCCGCTCAGCGCTCTTCACTCTACGCTTGGTTTGCAGATTGGCTTGCCTTAGAGCGGAGTAACCAGGATTTAGAACATTACACTCAAGAAAATGCCTCTACATTGTGGCAGACCTTAGCTGCTTGCGGCTTGGAACAAGAAAGCCAACGTTTTCAGACGGCCTTGTCTCAAGCACTCACACTGCCTGATGCACGTTTGGAATTGGCTGCTGACTTTACCACCCTATTCTTATTACAAGCAGATATATGTGCCACACCTTATGCTTCTTGGTACCTTGAAGAAAATAAACGCCTATATGGTGATGCCGAATTGAAAATGCGACAGTTTTTAAAAGAAAACCGCCTACAACTCAATAAGCAATTTAAGGAGCCTGCCGATCATTTAGCTGTTTTTCTTTCGTTGTTATCACATTGGATTGCTCAAACAGCTACCACCAACCAACCTGAAGTAGAAGCTAAAAATCAGGCATTATTTATTCGGGAAGCCTTGCTGGTTTGGTTGCCGATATGGGCCAAACGAACACAGCAAATTATGGTAAAAACTGATGTTTATCCTGCACTGGCAGCCCTGCTTGTAGCATTTGTTGAAGCAGATGCAAATTACTTGGACGAACAATAA
- the torA gene encoding trimethylamine-N-oxide reductase TorA: protein MANVTRRQFLSSLAALGASVAVPSAWLMASRIVQASDEINLNPDAKDMAGWKISGAHWGAFRARVEADRVLEIKPFEFDKHPTDILQGTLDVIYSPSRVRYPMVRLDWYRKKQNSNRAERGDNRFVRVSWDEALDILYSELERIQKTYGPWALHTGNVGWRSVGQVHSCGNHMLRAVGMHGRSVGTAGDYSTGAGQVILPYVLGSTEVYSQGTSWEYILDESKVIVMWANDPVKNLQVGWNTETHEAFAYLDELKKKVADKSIRVICIDPVKSKTQNFLECEHFYVNPQTDVALMLALAHTLWKENLYDKEFIQTYTLGFEDFLPYLKGETEDKVEKTPEWAEKICGVPAAKIRELARLMAKNRTQIMVGWAIQRQEHGEQPYWMAAILASMLGQIGLPGGGISYSHHYSSVGVSSSGASMPGAFPLNLDTGRKPRYDNTDYKGYSSTMPVARVIDALLEPGKEIHFNGHQVKLPPYKMAIFSGCNQWHRHQQRNRMKEAYLQLETVVAVDYNWTATCRFADLVLPACTPYERNDIDAYGSYSNRGVIAMQKLVDPLYHSRSDFDIWYNFCKRMGREEEYSRSMNEMQWVEYLYEECRADNVRKEFPMPPFAEFWKKGYVLFPKGKPWVRHADFREDPEVNALGTPSGFIEIYSRKLASFNLSDCKGHPIWMEKTERSLGGKGSDKYPLWLQSTHPDTRLHSQTCESESRRATYTIKDREPVYISPADAKKRGIKHGDLVRVFNDRGQLLAGAHISDNFPPNVVRIHEGAWYGPTGPEVGALDTYGDPNTLTIDIRTSELAQGPSANTCLVEIEKFTGRAPAVTSFGGPQEVTVDGKPIPRQRNPV, encoded by the coding sequence ATGGCAAACGTTACAAGACGTCAATTTTTGAGCAGTCTGGCTGCTTTGGGTGCTTCAGTTGCCGTACCGTCAGCTTGGCTAATGGCTTCCCGAATCGTACAAGCCAGCGATGAAATTAATCTAAATCCTGATGCCAAGGACATGGCTGGTTGGAAAATCTCCGGGGCACATTGGGGTGCATTCCGTGCACGTGTAGAAGCAGACAGAGTATTGGAAATCAAACCATTTGAATTTGATAAGCATCCGACTGATATTCTACAAGGTACCTTAGATGTTATTTACAGTCCTTCGCGCGTACGTTATCCAATGGTACGCTTGGATTGGTATCGAAAAAAACAAAACAGCAACCGAGCCGAACGGGGTGATAACCGTTTTGTCAGAGTAAGTTGGGATGAAGCGTTAGATATCCTCTACTCAGAACTAGAGCGTATCCAAAAAACTTACGGACCATGGGCACTACACACCGGCAATGTGGGTTGGCGCTCTGTAGGGCAAGTACACAGCTGCGGCAACCACATGTTGCGCGCTGTCGGCATGCACGGCCGCAGTGTCGGCACGGCAGGCGATTACTCTACAGGAGCTGGACAAGTTATCCTTCCCTATGTTTTAGGTTCTACCGAGGTTTATTCCCAAGGCACATCATGGGAATACATTCTTGATGAATCTAAAGTTATTGTCATGTGGGCAAACGATCCGGTTAAAAACTTACAAGTAGGTTGGAATACCGAAACACATGAAGCATTTGCCTACTTGGACGAACTTAAGAAAAAAGTAGCAGATAAATCTATACGGGTTATCTGTATCGATCCGGTGAAGAGCAAAACACAGAATTTCTTAGAATGTGAGCATTTCTATGTTAACCCGCAAACAGATGTGGCCCTAATGCTTGCCTTGGCACACACTCTATGGAAAGAAAATCTCTACGATAAAGAGTTTATCCAAACTTATACTTTGGGCTTTGAAGACTTTCTGCCTTATTTAAAAGGCGAAACAGAAGACAAAGTCGAAAAAACACCCGAATGGGCAGAAAAAATCTGCGGCGTTCCGGCAGCAAAAATCCGTGAACTTGCCCGTTTAATGGCCAAAAACCGCACACAGATTATGGTAGGTTGGGCGATTCAACGCCAAGAGCATGGTGAGCAACCTTATTGGATGGCAGCTATTTTAGCCTCCATGCTGGGACAAATCGGCTTGCCTGGCGGCGGCATCAGCTATTCACATCATTATAGTTCTGTCGGCGTATCTTCTAGCGGTGCATCTATGCCGGGCGCATTCCCTCTAAATTTAGATACCGGTCGCAAGCCCCGTTATGACAATACAGATTATAAGGGATACAGCTCAACTATGCCGGTTGCCCGTGTTATTGATGCACTACTGGAACCGGGTAAAGAAATTCATTTCAACGGCCATCAAGTAAAACTGCCACCCTACAAAATGGCTATATTTTCAGGTTGTAATCAGTGGCATCGCCATCAACAGCGTAACCGCATGAAAGAAGCTTATTTACAACTTGAGACCGTGGTAGCCGTAGATTACAACTGGACGGCAACTTGCCGATTCGCTGACTTGGTGCTACCTGCATGTACACCTTACGAGCGCAATGATATTGATGCATACGGTTCTTATAGCAACCGCGGCGTTATTGCCATGCAAAAACTGGTTGACCCCCTATATCATTCACGCTCAGACTTTGATATTTGGTACAACTTCTGTAAACGTATGGGGCGTGAGGAAGAATATAGCCGCTCAATGAATGAAATGCAGTGGGTGGAGTATCTCTATGAAGAATGCCGTGCCGATAATGTACGTAAAGAGTTTCCGATGCCTCCATTTGCAGAGTTTTGGAAAAAAGGCTATGTCCTGTTTCCGAAAGGTAAACCTTGGGTACGCCATGCCGACTTCCGAGAAGACCCTGAAGTCAATGCCTTGGGTACGCCTTCCGGATTTATTGAAATTTATAGCCGTAAATTAGCATCATTTAATTTGAGCGATTGTAAAGGCCATCCGATCTGGATGGAAAAAACCGAGCGCTCCTTAGGAGGTAAAGGCTCTGATAAATATCCGTTATGGTTGCAATCAACCCATCCGGATACACGCCTACACTCACAAACCTGTGAATCAGAAAGCCGGCGCGCGACCTATACTATCAAAGATAGAGAGCCAGTTTATATTTCACCTGCCGATGCCAAAAAACGGGGCATCAAACACGGTGATTTAGTTCGCGTATTTAATGACCGCGGCCAACTGTTGGCGGGTGCTCATATTTCCGATAATTTCCCGCCTAATGTAGTCAGGATTCATGAAGGTGCATGGTACGGCCCGACCGGCCCTGAAGTCGGTGCATTAGATACTTACGGCGATCCGAACACATTGACTATTGATATTCGTACATCCGAACTTGCGCAAGGGCCAAGTGCGAATACCTGTTTAGTGGAAATTGAAAAGTTTACCGGACGTGCGCCGGCGGTAACTTCTTTCGGTGGTCCACAAGAAGTTACGGTGGATGGAAAACCTATCCCTCGCCAACGTAATCCGGTTTAA
- the torC gene encoding pentaheme c-type cytochrome TorC codes for MKIFKWIKSFFIWLYRLFTQPATKIGLGILVTGGFIAGALFWGSFNYGMEQTNQEEFCLSCHSMNDNLLPELQKTVHWKNRTGVRARCPDCHVPHNFTDKVARKMQASREVLGQIIGTIGTREKFLEHRIVLAQREWARFKANNSKECRNCHDYNSMDFSKMRVTSQMAMRQAAQNNVSCVECHKGIAHQLPDMKGARNPAFDTLISVAHGVKPSSGESYYSVVPQDLFADEAMTQKIGSIEMATPVKVLQNKGDTIQVELTMWRKNKGFARVLYGNFGLNITNAILNKEVAKDTNIVKVLESKVDELTGLEWQHVTVTGWVEKGNLVTSPEAIWDVARSSYSQSCSVCHRQPAESGHDANQWPGLFAGMVGFTNMDDDTAKLVLKYLQTHSSDFKGNHSNSVDKAASEH; via the coding sequence ATGAAAATCTTCAAATGGATAAAAAGCTTTTTTATTTGGCTTTACCGCTTATTCACTCAACCAGCAACCAAAATAGGCTTAGGTATTTTAGTTACCGGTGGTTTTATCGCCGGCGCACTATTTTGGGGAAGTTTTAATTATGGCATGGAACAAACCAACCAAGAAGAATTCTGCCTGTCATGCCATAGCATGAACGATAACCTACTACCGGAACTGCAAAAAACTGTTCACTGGAAGAACCGGACAGGTGTGCGTGCACGCTGCCCTGATTGCCATGTTCCACACAATTTTACTGATAAAGTTGCCAGAAAAATGCAAGCTTCTCGAGAAGTGCTTGGCCAAATTATCGGCACTATCGGTACACGTGAAAAATTCTTGGAGCACCGTATCGTATTAGCACAGCGCGAATGGGCGCGTTTTAAAGCCAACAATTCCAAAGAGTGTAGAAATTGCCATGATTACAACAGCATGGATTTCTCTAAAATGCGTGTTACCTCACAAATGGCTATGCGTCAGGCTGCTCAAAATAATGTTAGTTGTGTTGAATGCCACAAAGGTATTGCACACCAACTGCCCGATATGAAAGGCGCCCGTAATCCTGCATTTGATACTTTGATATCCGTTGCCCACGGTGTCAAACCTAGCAGTGGCGAAAGTTACTATAGCGTAGTACCACAAGACTTGTTTGCAGACGAAGCCATGACCCAAAAAATCGGTTCTATCGAAATGGCCACTCCAGTAAAAGTCTTACAAAACAAAGGTGACACTATTCAAGTTGAGTTAACAATGTGGCGTAAAAACAAAGGCTTTGCACGAGTTTTATATGGTAATTTCGGTTTAAATATTACCAATGCTATTCTGAATAAAGAAGTAGCAAAAGATACCAATATAGTCAAAGTATTAGAAAGCAAAGTCGACGAGTTGACCGGATTAGAGTGGCAACATGTCACCGTTACCGGTTGGGTGGAAAAAGGTAATTTGGTTACCAGTCCGGAAGCTATTTGGGATGTGGCACGTTCCAGCTATTCTCAAAGCTGTAGCGTATGCCATCGCCAGCCGGCTGAATCAGGGCATGATGCAAACCAATGGCCGGGATTATTCGCAGGCATGGTAGGTTTTACCAACATGGACGACGATACCGCCAAATTGGTATTGAAATATCTGCAAACCCATTCTTCCGACTTTAAAGGCAACCACTCAAATTCTGTTGATAAAGCTGCCTCAGAACATTAA
- a CDS encoding periplasmic nitrate reductase, NapE protein gives MSNINPPATGTKNEWKRFLLLAFVGLPVAAFFMICAYGFLVWIGQILWWGPPK, from the coding sequence ATGTCCAACATTAACCCACCGGCAACAGGTACCAAAAATGAATGGAAGCGTTTTTTACTGCTTGCATTCGTAGGATTACCTGTCGCTGCATTTTTTATGATTTGTGCTTATGGTTTTTTAGTTTGGATAGGTCAAATATTGTGGTGGGGCCCACCAAAGTAA